A window from Streptomyces subrutilus encodes these proteins:
- a CDS encoding LLM class flavin-dependent oxidoreductase, whose translation MPENPLLLHWFLPTGGDGRDPGGVTAVQGRTGAATRRPADVPYLAQVARAAEQAGFHSLLTPVGLGCVDPWILSSALAQHTTRIGFLVAFRAGFASPTLLAQQADAFRRFAGGRLALNVVTGGDSAEQRAYGDLLAHDDRYARTDEVMAVLRDLLDGKAVDHDGAHLRIEGARLSGPELRHPVPLYFGGASPAAEDVAARRADVQLLWGEPPLAVAARVDRVREKARAAGRRVRFGLRLHVISRDTAAEAWAEADRILAGLDPEAVRASQERFARMDSTGQARMTALHGGVADAARLTVAPNLWAGIGLVREGAGTALVGSHDEVAARLAEYRALGIDEFVLSGYPHLEEAYRVGEEVAPRLRALTGPAAGA comes from the coding sequence ATGCCGGAAAACCCCCTGCTGCTCCACTGGTTCCTGCCCACCGGCGGGGACGGCCGCGACCCCGGCGGCGTCACCGCCGTACAAGGCCGCACCGGCGCCGCCACCCGGCGCCCCGCCGACGTCCCGTACCTGGCCCAGGTGGCCCGGGCGGCCGAGCAGGCCGGCTTCCATTCGCTGCTCACGCCCGTGGGGCTGGGCTGCGTGGACCCGTGGATCCTCTCCTCCGCACTCGCCCAGCACACGACGCGCATCGGCTTCCTCGTGGCCTTCCGGGCCGGCTTCGCCAGCCCCACGCTGCTCGCCCAGCAGGCCGACGCCTTCCGCCGGTTCGCCGGCGGACGGCTCGCACTGAACGTGGTCACCGGCGGCGATTCCGCCGAACAGCGGGCCTACGGGGACCTGTTGGCCCACGACGACCGCTACGCCCGCACCGACGAGGTGATGGCGGTGCTCCGGGACCTGCTGGACGGCAAGGCGGTGGACCACGACGGCGCCCACCTGCGGATCGAGGGCGCCCGGCTGTCCGGTCCCGAGCTGCGCCATCCCGTACCGCTCTACTTCGGCGGGGCCTCGCCCGCGGCCGAGGACGTCGCCGCCCGACGGGCCGACGTGCAGTTGCTCTGGGGCGAGCCGCCGCTCGCCGTCGCCGCGCGGGTCGACCGGGTGCGGGAGAAGGCCCGGGCCGCCGGGCGCCGCGTCCGCTTCGGGCTGCGGCTGCACGTCATCAGCCGGGACACGGCGGCCGAGGCCTGGGCGGAGGCCGACCGCATCCTGGCCGGTCTGGACCCGGAGGCCGTCCGGGCGAGCCAGGAGCGGTTCGCGCGCATGGACTCCACCGGGCAGGCGCGGATGACGGCGCTGCACGGCGGCGTCGCGGACGCCGCCCGGCTGACGGTGGCGCCGAACCTCTGGGCGGGCATCGGCCTGGTCCGCGAGGGCGCCGGGACGGCTCTGGTCGGCTCGCACGACGAGGTGGCCGCGCGGCTCGCCGAGTACCGGGCCCTGGGCATCGACGAGTTCGTCCTGTCCGGCTACCCGCACCTGGAGGAGGCGTACCGGGTCGGCGAGGAGGTCGCGCCGCGGCTGCGGGCGCTGACCGGACCGGCGGCCGGCGCATGA
- a CDS encoding DoxX family protein, producing MTSPSVTTTKPQAPAPAAPTSPSASTPAHDAGLLLLRVVLGLTMAAHGSQKLFGWFGGGGISGTGGFFTASGYPAGDAMAVLAGLTETLGGLGLAAGLLTPLAGAAIVGTMINAIAVHGAGSFFAPEGIEYELLLTVGAAALALTGPGRYAADRFLPVLRAHRLAHGAAAVALGAVLAGATLLVRN from the coding sequence ATGACCAGCCCCTCCGTCACCACGACGAAGCCGCAGGCCCCCGCACCGGCCGCCCCCACCTCCCCCTCCGCGTCCACCCCCGCCCACGACGCCGGCCTGCTGCTCCTGCGGGTCGTGCTCGGCCTGACGATGGCGGCCCACGGCAGCCAGAAGCTCTTCGGCTGGTTCGGCGGCGGCGGCATCAGCGGCACCGGCGGCTTCTTCACCGCCAGCGGCTACCCGGCCGGCGACGCCATGGCCGTCCTGGCCGGGCTCACCGAGACCCTCGGCGGCCTCGGCCTCGCCGCCGGACTGCTCACCCCGCTCGCCGGCGCCGCGATCGTCGGCACGATGATCAACGCCATCGCCGTCCACGGAGCCGGCTCCTTCTTCGCCCCCGAGGGCATCGAGTACGAGCTGCTGCTCACCGTCGGCGCCGCGGCCCTCGCCCTCACCGGCCCCGGCCGGTACGCCGCCGACCGCTTCCTGCCCGTCCTGCGCGCCCACCGCCTCGCCCACGGCGCCGCGGCCGTCGCGCTCGGCGCGGTCCTCGCGGGCGCCACGCTCCTCGTGCGGAACTGA
- a CDS encoding ABC transporter substrate-binding protein — protein sequence MPAFPSRRTVLLAAAVALTASTTAACGAGGGDAGGRTTVRIAYQAIPNADLVVKNQKLLEKALPDVDVKWVKFESGGDVNTAVVAGAVDLGLAGSSPVTKGLSAPLNIPYKVVWIHDLIGDNEALVAKPGIGSVKELAGKKVATPFGSTAHYSLLAALTAAGVDPSSVRTIDLQPQDALAAWKRGDIDAAYVWTPTLSELAKDGKVLVSSRQLAQQGKPTADLGVVTDAFAAKHPEVVTAWIKAQDRAVAQARNAPDEAARSIGAELGLPADEAKRQLSELVLLSAEEQTGPDYLGTPGAPGKLAANLHDAAVFLKGQKAVDAVPDEAAFGRALAVEELGRAAN from the coding sequence ATGCCCGCATTCCCGTCCCGTCGGACCGTCCTGCTCGCCGCGGCGGTCGCGTTGACCGCCTCCACCACCGCCGCGTGCGGGGCCGGGGGCGGCGACGCGGGCGGCCGGACCACGGTCCGGATCGCCTACCAGGCCATACCCAATGCCGATCTCGTGGTGAAGAACCAGAAGCTGCTGGAGAAGGCGCTGCCCGACGTCGACGTGAAGTGGGTCAAGTTCGAGTCGGGCGGTGACGTCAACACGGCCGTCGTGGCCGGGGCGGTGGACCTGGGCCTGGCCGGTTCGAGCCCGGTCACCAAGGGGCTGTCCGCACCGCTGAACATCCCGTACAAGGTGGTGTGGATCCACGACCTCATCGGTGACAACGAGGCGCTGGTGGCCAAGCCGGGCATCGGCTCGGTGAAGGAGCTGGCCGGGAAGAAGGTGGCCACCCCCTTCGGCTCGACCGCCCACTACTCGCTGCTCGCCGCGCTCACCGCCGCGGGCGTCGACCCGTCCTCGGTGCGGACGATCGACCTGCAGCCGCAGGACGCGCTGGCCGCGTGGAAGCGCGGGGACATCGACGCCGCGTACGTGTGGACGCCCACGCTGAGCGAGCTGGCCAAGGACGGCAAGGTCCTCGTCAGCAGCCGGCAGCTGGCGCAGCAGGGCAAGCCGACCGCCGACCTGGGCGTGGTGACGGACGCGTTCGCCGCGAAGCACCCCGAGGTGGTGACCGCCTGGATCAAGGCGCAGGACCGCGCCGTCGCCCAGGCGCGCAACGCGCCCGACGAGGCCGCCCGGTCCATCGGCGCCGAGCTCGGGCTGCCGGCGGACGAGGCGAAGCGGCAGCTGTCGGAGCTGGTGCTGCTGAGCGCCGAGGAGCAGACCGGCCCCGACTACCTGGGGACGCCCGGCGCTCCGGGCAAGCTGGCCGCGAACCTGCACGACGCGGCGGTGTTCCTGAAGGGGCAGAAGGCGGTCGACGCGGTGCCGGACGAGGCCGCGTTCGGGCGGGCGCTCGCGGTGGAGGAGCTCGGCCGTGCCGCGAACTGA
- a CDS encoding YkvA family protein has translation MDGTVWLVVAAVVAVALAIVAAVLLVRVFAARRLLLDAGIPLRDKALFWVAVVYTVSPVDLIPDPVYLDDIGVLLLALRSLHAAAGRLPGGAKESGPA, from the coding sequence ATGGACGGAACGGTGTGGTTGGTCGTGGCCGCGGTCGTCGCGGTCGCCCTCGCGATCGTCGCCGCGGTGCTGCTCGTACGGGTCTTCGCGGCGCGGCGGCTGCTGCTCGACGCCGGGATCCCGTTGCGCGACAAGGCGCTGTTCTGGGTCGCCGTCGTCTACACCGTCTCGCCCGTGGACCTGATCCCGGACCCGGTCTACCTGGACGACATCGGGGTGCTGCTGCTGGCCCTGCGCTCCCTGCACGCGGCCGCGGGGCGCCTGCCCGGCGGGGCGAAGGAGTCCGGACCGGCCTGA
- a CDS encoding ABC transporter permease, whose product MTALTTEAGPDRRPAAADPRPGEPDARPGRLREALRWGALRIVALAVLLAAWQAVVSAGVWPRVLVPSPGEVWRQFVLASTVHDGVRGVGGHLLIEHLGVSLGRIGTGSGYAVLAGVPLGLLIGTVRPVAVVLEPAVTFLRTLPPLAYLSLLVIWFGIDEAPKIWLLVIAALPPIAAATAAAVRTVPDQLVEAARALGSGPVSLLLSVRLPSALPEILTGVRIAVGVAYTSVVAAETINGVPGIGGMIRDAQRYNQTALVITGILAIGLSGIVLDALLRLVERLTVPWRGRA is encoded by the coding sequence ATGACGGCACTCACGACGGAGGCCGGACCGGACCGGCGGCCGGCGGCCGCGGACCCGCGGCCCGGGGAGCCGGACGCACGCCCGGGCAGGCTGCGCGAGGCGCTGCGCTGGGGCGCGCTGCGGATCGTCGCCCTGGCCGTGCTCCTGGCCGCCTGGCAGGCGGTGGTCTCGGCCGGGGTGTGGCCGCGGGTGCTGGTGCCCTCGCCGGGCGAGGTGTGGCGGCAGTTCGTGCTCGCGTCCACCGTCCACGACGGGGTGCGCGGCGTCGGCGGCCACCTGCTGATCGAGCACCTCGGGGTGAGCCTGGGCCGGATCGGCACCGGTTCGGGGTACGCGGTGCTCGCCGGGGTCCCGCTGGGCCTGCTGATCGGTACGGTCCGGCCGGTGGCCGTCGTACTGGAGCCCGCGGTGACCTTCCTGCGGACGCTGCCGCCACTGGCGTACCTGTCCCTGCTGGTCATCTGGTTCGGCATCGACGAGGCCCCGAAGATCTGGCTGCTGGTGATCGCGGCGCTGCCGCCGATCGCCGCGGCCACGGCGGCCGCCGTGCGCACCGTCCCCGACCAGCTCGTGGAGGCCGCGCGGGCGCTGGGGTCGGGTCCGGTGTCGCTGCTGCTGTCGGTGCGGCTGCCCTCGGCGCTGCCCGAGATCCTCACCGGCGTCCGGATCGCCGTCGGCGTCGCGTACACCTCCGTCGTGGCGGCGGAGACGATCAACGGGGTGCCGGGCATCGGCGGCATGATCCGCGACGCGCAGCGCTACAACCAGACCGCGCTGGTGATCACCGGCATCCTCGCCATCGGCCTGTCGGGCATCGTCCTGGACGCCCTGCTGCGGTTGGTCGAGCGGCTCACCGTCCCGTGGCGCGGCCGCGCCTGA
- a CDS encoding APC family permease translates to MTDTLSAPQALSPATGPVPQKLRRSIGVVGGTLLTLSCVTPASTLFVVVPDLFAGLGTWTALTIAIGSLLCIGVAFCYSELGTLIPSAGGEYAMVSTLAGRLAGWLVFVLSLLVVMIVPPVIAMGTADYLAPVIDVPAPVAGGGVMLLATLAGLLDLRANAWITGVFLVLEVIAAALVAVLGFAHAERGAGSLVHGTVAAEAGGTSPVTAMMVVSGLAIALFVTQGFSTAVYLSEELEKPRRDVPRTVLATLAISTAVILVPVVAITVGAPDLDALTSGDIGAMVTAWSNSAVGTFVSLCVALAIVNAGIVMVIQNSRVLFASARDKAWPEPVNNALARLGRFGSPWVATLLVGVPGAAMCFVNLDTLYGVTGVSVTGMYLLVAVAALFSRRGEHRGSAAWRMPLWPAVPVVLIAVFAYILTQQETAYLLWTGGITAVATLYWALYLRPRKDTRWLVSIPEDTEPDPEVAVAAA, encoded by the coding sequence ATGACCGACACCCTCAGCGCTCCACAGGCCCTCTCCCCCGCCACCGGGCCCGTCCCGCAGAAACTCAGGCGTTCCATCGGCGTCGTCGGCGGCACCCTGCTCACGCTCTCCTGCGTGACGCCCGCGTCGACCCTCTTCGTCGTCGTCCCCGACCTGTTCGCGGGCCTCGGCACGTGGACCGCCCTCACCATCGCCATCGGCTCGCTGCTGTGCATCGGTGTCGCGTTCTGCTACTCCGAGCTGGGCACCCTCATCCCCAGCGCGGGCGGCGAGTACGCCATGGTCTCCACCCTGGCCGGGCGGCTCGCCGGCTGGCTCGTCTTCGTCCTGTCCCTGCTCGTCGTCATGATCGTGCCGCCGGTGATCGCCATGGGCACGGCGGACTACCTGGCGCCCGTGATCGACGTCCCGGCGCCGGTCGCGGGCGGTGGCGTGATGTTGCTCGCCACCCTCGCCGGCCTCCTCGACCTGCGGGCCAACGCCTGGATCACCGGCGTCTTCCTGGTGCTGGAGGTCATCGCGGCCGCCCTGGTCGCCGTACTGGGCTTCGCCCACGCCGAGCGCGGCGCCGGCTCCCTGGTGCACGGAACGGTCGCGGCCGAGGCAGGGGGGACCTCCCCGGTCACCGCGATGATGGTGGTCTCCGGGCTCGCCATCGCCCTGTTCGTCACCCAGGGCTTCTCCACCGCCGTCTACCTCTCGGAGGAGTTGGAGAAGCCGCGCCGCGACGTGCCCCGGACGGTGCTCGCCACCCTCGCCATCTCCACCGCCGTCATCCTGGTCCCGGTCGTCGCCATCACCGTGGGCGCCCCCGATCTGGACGCACTGACCTCGGGCGACATCGGCGCGATGGTCACCGCCTGGTCCAACTCCGCCGTCGGCACCTTCGTGAGCCTGTGCGTGGCCCTCGCGATCGTCAACGCGGGCATCGTCATGGTCATCCAGAACTCCCGGGTGCTCTTCGCCTCCGCCCGCGACAAGGCCTGGCCCGAGCCGGTCAACAACGCCCTGGCCCGGCTCGGCCGGTTCGGCTCGCCGTGGGTGGCCACGCTCCTCGTCGGAGTCCCGGGCGCGGCGATGTGCTTCGTCAACCTCGACACCCTGTACGGGGTCACCGGCGTTTCGGTGACCGGCATGTACCTGCTGGTGGCGGTGGCCGCGCTGTTCAGCCGGCGCGGGGAGCACCGCGGGAGCGCGGCGTGGCGGATGCCGCTGTGGCCGGCGGTGCCGGTGGTGCTGATCGCCGTCTTCGCGTACATCCTGACCCAGCAGGAGACGGCGTACCTGCTGTGGACCGGCGGGATCACCGCGGTGGCCACGCTGTACTGGGCGCTGTACCTGCGCCCCCGCAAGGACACCCGCTGGCTGGTCAGCATCCCGGAGGACACCGAACCCGACCCCGAGGTCGCGGTCGCGGCCGCGTAG
- a CDS encoding ABC transporter ATP-binding protein translates to MPRTEAPDEDAALVDLAGVAVRYGSARQRQVTALDGVDLRIRAGEFVVLVGPSGCGKTSLLRVVAGFERPSSGTALVRGGAPRPGAGAGVVFQQPRLFPWRTVGGNLGFALARHGVPRAERAGRIAELLERVGLAGTAGRRTWELSGGQQQRVALARALAGEPELLLMDEPFAALDALTRERLQEEVRALAGRLGTTVLFVTHSAEEAVLLGSRVVVMAAGPGRVVAELPVDLDRGPGTDVPALRGSAEFARLRGRLTELVRLPGAAV, encoded by the coding sequence GTGCCGCGAACTGAGGCCCCGGACGAGGACGCCGCGCTCGTCGATCTCGCGGGGGTGGCCGTCCGGTACGGGTCGGCCCGGCAGCGGCAGGTGACCGCGCTGGACGGCGTGGACCTGCGGATCCGGGCGGGCGAGTTCGTCGTGCTGGTCGGGCCGTCGGGCTGCGGGAAGACCAGTCTGCTGCGGGTGGTCGCGGGGTTCGAGCGGCCGTCCTCCGGGACGGCCCTGGTACGGGGCGGGGCTCCGCGGCCGGGCGCCGGCGCCGGGGTGGTGTTCCAGCAGCCGCGGCTGTTCCCGTGGCGCACGGTCGGCGGGAACCTCGGCTTCGCCCTGGCCCGGCACGGGGTGCCACGGGCCGAGCGGGCGGGGCGGATCGCGGAGCTGCTGGAGCGGGTCGGGCTCGCGGGGACGGCCGGGCGGCGCACCTGGGAGCTGTCGGGCGGCCAGCAGCAGCGGGTGGCGCTCGCCCGGGCGCTGGCCGGCGAGCCGGAACTGCTGCTGATGGACGAGCCGTTCGCGGCGCTGGACGCGCTGACCCGGGAGCGGCTCCAGGAGGAGGTCCGCGCCCTCGCCGGGCGGCTGGGCACGACGGTGCTGTTCGTGACGCACTCGGCGGAGGAGGCCGTGCTGCTGGGCTCCCGGGTCGTGGTGATGGCGGCGGGCCCCGGCCGGGTGGTGGCGGAACTGCCGGTGGACCTGGACCGGGGCCCGGGCACCGACGTGCCGGCGCTCCGCGGCTCCGCCGAGTTCGCCCGGCTGCGCGGCCGGCTGACGGAGCTGGTGCGGCTGCCCGGCGCCGCCGTCTGA
- a CDS encoding rhodanese-like domain-containing protein has product MTSPATLTAGQVHARPEDFTVVDVRTPGEYASGHLPGAVNVPLDRIGASLPELRRAAEDKVLLLVCASGARSENAARTLAAHGVTAIGLAGGTRSWAAAGHGLDHPADGRRSVWAMERQVRLTAGALVLLGLLLALLVHPAFQLLSAAVGAGLAFSALTDTCGMALVLGRLPFNRRR; this is encoded by the coding sequence ATGACGAGTCCCGCCACCCTCACCGCCGGCCAGGTCCACGCCCGCCCGGAGGACTTCACGGTCGTCGACGTCCGCACTCCGGGCGAGTACGCCTCCGGGCACCTGCCCGGCGCCGTGAACGTCCCGCTCGACCGGATCGGCGCCTCCCTGCCCGAGTTGCGCCGCGCCGCCGAGGACAAGGTGCTGCTGCTGGTCTGCGCCTCCGGCGCCCGCTCCGAGAACGCCGCCCGCACCCTCGCCGCGCACGGCGTCACCGCCATCGGCCTGGCCGGCGGCACCCGCTCGTGGGCGGCCGCCGGCCACGGCCTCGACCACCCCGCCGACGGCCGCCGGTCGGTGTGGGCGATGGAGCGGCAGGTCCGGCTCACCGCCGGCGCGTTGGTGCTGCTCGGCCTGCTCCTCGCCCTGCTGGTGCACCCGGCGTTCCAGCTGCTGTCCGCGGCGGTCGGCGCCGGACTCGCCTTCTCGGCGCTCACCGACACCTGCGGCATGGCCCTGGTCCTGGGCCGCCTCCCCTTCAACCGGCGCCGCTAG
- a CDS encoding glycoside hydrolase family 15 protein: MTQPIEDYALIGDLMTSGLVGRDGSIDWLCLPRFDSAACFAKLLGEEENGHWRLAPAGAAPDERCTRRAYVDGTLVLESYWETAGGTVKVIDFMPQRDTAPDVIRIVEGISGEVTVHSTLRLRFDYGHVVPWVRRIDGDRVAVAGPDAAWFRSEPPVRTWGEDNSTRSEFTVGAGQRVAFVLTWHPSHEPRPDPIDPYAALDSSLADWREWTAQCTYRGPHREAVVRSLITLKALTYAPTGGIAAAATTSLPEELGGVRNWDYRYCWLRDSTLTLGSLLATGFLDEARAWRAWLLRAVAGDPADLQIMYGIAGERRIPETDLPWLRGYADSAPVRIGNAAVDQLQLDVYGEVIDSLFLARSAGLAAEKHAWQLQLALLDFLERNWRRPDEGLWEVRGPRRHFVHSKVMAWVAADRAVRTLEGDPSVPGDLERWRTIRDDVHREVCEKGYDPERNTFTQYYGSEELDAATLLIPRVGFLPPDDPRVIGTVDAVQADLGRSGLVRRYTTEGPSVDGLPGDEGAFLACSFWLADALYLTGREKEARELFERLLSVRNDVGLLAEEYDPIAGRQLGNFPQAFSHVGLVNTALTLAGGATLPDMR; this comes from the coding sequence ATGACACAACCCATCGAAGACTACGCACTCATCGGCGACCTGATGACCAGTGGGCTCGTCGGCCGCGACGGGTCCATCGACTGGCTGTGCCTGCCGCGCTTCGACTCGGCGGCGTGCTTCGCGAAGCTCCTCGGCGAGGAGGAGAACGGCCACTGGCGCCTGGCCCCGGCCGGCGCCGCACCCGACGAGCGCTGCACCCGCCGCGCGTACGTGGACGGCACGCTGGTCCTGGAGTCGTACTGGGAGACCGCGGGCGGCACGGTCAAGGTCATCGACTTCATGCCGCAACGCGACACCGCACCCGACGTGATCCGGATCGTCGAAGGGATCTCCGGCGAGGTCACCGTCCACAGCACCCTGCGGCTGCGCTTCGACTACGGACACGTCGTGCCCTGGGTCCGGCGGATCGACGGCGACCGCGTCGCCGTCGCCGGACCGGACGCCGCCTGGTTCCGCAGCGAACCGCCCGTGCGCACCTGGGGCGAGGACAACAGCACCCGCTCCGAGTTCACCGTCGGCGCGGGCCAGCGCGTCGCCTTCGTCCTCACCTGGCACCCCTCGCACGAGCCGCGCCCCGACCCCATCGACCCGTACGCCGCCCTCGACTCCAGCCTCGCCGACTGGCGGGAGTGGACCGCCCAGTGCACCTACCGGGGCCCCCACCGCGAAGCGGTGGTCCGCTCGCTGATCACCCTCAAGGCCCTCACCTACGCCCCCACCGGCGGCATCGCCGCCGCGGCCACCACCTCCCTCCCCGAGGAGCTCGGCGGCGTCCGCAACTGGGACTACCGCTACTGCTGGCTGCGCGACTCCACCCTGACCCTCGGCTCGCTGCTCGCCACCGGCTTCCTCGACGAGGCGCGCGCCTGGCGGGCCTGGCTGCTGCGGGCCGTCGCGGGCGACCCCGCCGACCTCCAGATCATGTACGGCATCGCGGGCGAGCGCCGCATCCCCGAGACCGACCTGCCGTGGCTGCGCGGGTACGCCGACTCCGCGCCCGTGCGCATCGGCAACGCGGCCGTGGACCAGCTCCAGCTCGACGTGTACGGCGAGGTCATCGACTCCCTCTTCCTCGCCCGGTCCGCGGGGCTGGCCGCCGAGAAGCACGCCTGGCAGCTCCAACTCGCCCTGCTCGACTTCCTGGAGCGCAACTGGCGCAGGCCCGACGAGGGCCTGTGGGAAGTGCGCGGCCCGCGCCGCCACTTCGTCCACTCCAAGGTCATGGCCTGGGTGGCCGCCGACCGGGCCGTCCGCACCCTGGAAGGGGACCCGTCGGTCCCCGGCGACCTGGAGCGCTGGCGGACCATAAGGGACGACGTCCACCGCGAGGTCTGCGAGAAGGGTTACGACCCCGAACGCAACACCTTCACCCAGTACTACGGCTCCGAGGAGCTCGACGCCGCGACCCTGCTCATCCCGCGCGTCGGCTTCCTGCCCCCCGACGACCCGAGGGTCATCGGCACGGTCGACGCCGTCCAGGCCGATCTCGGCCGCAGCGGCCTGGTCCGCCGCTACACCACCGAAGGCCCCTCCGTCGACGGACTGCCCGGTGACGAAGGCGCCTTCCTGGCCTGCTCGTTCTGGCTGGCCGACGCCCTGTACCTGACCGGCCGGGAGAAGGAGGCGCGCGAGCTGTTCGAGCGGCTGCTCTCCGTCCGCAACGACGTGGGCCTCCTCGCCGAGGAGTACGACCCCATCGCCGGCCGCCAGCTCGGCAACTTCCCGCAGGCGTTCAGCCACGTCGGCCTGGTCAACACCGCGCTCACCCTGGCCGGGGGAGCGACGCTGCCGGACATGCGGTAG
- a CDS encoding MarR family winged helix-turn-helix transcriptional regulator produces the protein MAETRWLNEREMRAWDGFLAASALVNRRLDQQLKDDSGLSHPQYEILVRLAAAPGDELRMTELANGLINSKSGLTYQVTQMEKAGLVRRRSCPSDVRGVFAVLTDAGRARLEEAAPGHVATVREILLDVLTPQQLDALADGLGEVGRRLRGRAG, from the coding sequence ATGGCTGAGACGAGATGGCTGAACGAGCGCGAAATGCGGGCCTGGGACGGATTCCTGGCCGCGTCGGCCCTGGTGAACCGGCGTCTCGACCAGCAGCTGAAGGACGATTCCGGGCTCTCGCACCCGCAGTACGAGATCCTCGTACGGCTCGCCGCGGCCCCCGGCGACGAACTGCGGATGACCGAGCTCGCCAACGGCCTGATCAACTCCAAGAGCGGGCTGACCTACCAGGTCACGCAGATGGAGAAGGCGGGGCTGGTCCGCCGCCGCAGCTGCCCCTCCGACGTGCGCGGCGTCTTCGCCGTCCTCACCGACGCGGGCCGCGCCCGGCTGGAGGAGGCCGCGCCCGGACACGTGGCCACGGTCCGCGAGATCCTCCTCGACGTCCTGACCCCGCAGCAGCTCGACGCGCTCGCGGACGGCCTCGGCGAGGTCGGGCGCCGGCTGCGCGGGCGCGCGGGATGA